The Odocoileus virginianus isolate 20LAN1187 ecotype Illinois chromosome 3, Ovbor_1.2, whole genome shotgun sequence genome includes a window with the following:
- the RPS23 gene encoding small ribosomal subunit protein uS12 yields the protein MGKCRGLRTARKLRSHRRDQKWHDKQYKKAHLGTALKANPFGGASHAKGIVLEKVGVEAKQPNSAIRKCVRVQLIKNGKKITAFVPNDGCLNFIEENDEVLVAGFGRKGHAVGDIPGVRFKVVKVANVSLLALYKGKKERPRS from the exons ATGG GCAAGTGTCGCGGTCTTCGTACTGCCAGGAAGCTCCGTAGCCACCGACGAGACCAGAAGTGGCATGATAAACAGTACAAGAAGGCCCATTTGGGCACAGCCCTGAAGGCCAACCCTTTTGGCGGCGCCTCTCACGCCAAGGGAATTGTGCTGGAAAAAGT AGGAGTTGAAGCCAAACAGCCAAATTCTGCCATCAGGAAGTGTGTCAGGGTTCAGCTAATCAAGAATGGcaaaaaaatcactgcttttgTACCCAATGATGGTTGCTTGAATTTTATTGAG GAAAATGATGAAGTTCTGGTTGCTGGATTTGGTCGCAAAGGTCATGCTGTTGGTGACATTCCTGGAGTCCGCTTTAAGGTTGTCAAAGTAGCCAATGTCTCTCTTTTGGCTTTATACAAAGGCAAGAAGGAAAGACCAAGATCATAA